A single region of the Vicia villosa cultivar HV-30 ecotype Madison, WI linkage group LG4, Vvil1.0, whole genome shotgun sequence genome encodes:
- the LOC131598773 gene encoding phosphoethanolamine N-methyltransferase-like → MANSEAIMKQEEEVKEDERQVQRSYWKEHCADLSVESMMLDSNASHLDKEERPEVLSLLPAYEGKSVIELGAGIGRFTSELAQKAGQLLAVDFIETAIKKNENTNGHHKNVKFMCADVTSPNLHISEGSVDLIFSNWLLMYLSDQEVKNLAERMVKWLKVDGYIFFRESCFHRSGDSKRKYNPTHYREPRFYTKVFKECQISDENGNSFELSLVGCKCIGAYVRHKKNQNQICWIWQKVKSQDDRGFQRFLDSVEYNHKDILLYQHVYGQGFVSTGGLETTREIVAKLDLKPGQKVLDVGCGIGGGAFYMAENFDVEVVAIDLSINMISLAIERVIGLKYAVEFECVDCTKKTYPENTFDVIYTRDTLIHIKDKPTLFRSFYKWLKPGGTLLISDYCKSVGSLSLEYADYIKKRGYYIHDMNAYFKMLENAGFDDVIAEDQTNLFLKTLQMELNGLENNKLDFIDDFSEDDYNEIVKRWKAKQMRGVAGEQIWGLFIAKKI, encoded by the exons ATGGCTAATTCAGAAGCAATAATGAAACAAG AAGAAGAAGTTAAAGAAGATGAACGTCAAGTACAGAGAAGTTATTGGAAAGAACATTGTGCAGATTTGTCAGTTGAGTCAATGATGCTCGATTCTAACGCATCTCATCTCGACAAAGAAGAGAGACCAGAA gtACTATCCCTATTACCAGCATATGAAGGAAAATCAGTTATAGAGCTTGGAGCAGGTATTGGAAGATTTACATCTGAATTGGCTCAGAAAGCTGGACAATTGCTTGCTGTGGATTTCATTGAAACTGCAATAAAGAAA AATGAAAATACTAATGGGCACCACAAGAATGTGAAGTTCATGTGTGCTGATGTGACATCTCCAAACTTGCATATTTCTGAAGGATCAGTTGATTTAATATTCTCAAATTGGTTACTCATGTATCTTTCAGATCAAGAA GTTAAAAATTTAGCTGAAAGAATGGTGAAATGGTTAAAAGTTGATGGATATATATTCTTTAGAGAATCTTGTTTCCACAGATCTGGAGATTCAAAGAGAAAATACAATCCAACTCACTATAGGGAACCAAGATTTTACACTAAG GTATTTAAAGAGTGTCAAATAAGTGATGAAAATGGGAATTCCTTTGAGCTTTCACTTGTTGGTTGCAAATGCATTGGAGCCTATGTTAGGCATAAGAAGAATCAAAATCAG ATTTGTTGGATTTGGCAAAAAGTTAAATCTCAAGATGACAGAGGGTTTCAAAGATTCTTAGATAGTGTTGAGTATAATCATAAGGACATCTTACTCTATCAACATGTTTATGGTCAAGGTTTTGTTAGCACCGGAGGACTTG AAACAACTAGAGAAATTGTGGCAAAGTTAGACCTAAAGCCAGGTCAAAAAGTACTAGATGTTGGTTGTGGCATAGGAGGAGGTGCCTTTTACATGGCTGAAAATTTTGATGTTGAGGTGGTTGCCATTGACCTTTCCATAAACATGATTTCTCTAGCCATCGAACGCGTCATCGGTCTCAAATATGCGGTAGAATTCGAATGTGTTGATTGTACTAAAAAAACATATCCTGAAAACACATTCGATGTAATCTACACTCGCGACACCTTGATACACATCAAA GATAAACCAACATTGTTTAGATCATTTTATAAATGGTTGAAGCCTGGAGGTACACTTTTAATTAGTGACTATTGCAAAAGTGTTGGAAGTCTTTCATTGGAATATGCAGATTATATCAAAAAGAGAGGATATTATATCCATGACATGAATGCATATTTTAAG ATGCTTGAGAATGCTGGATTTGATGATGTCATTGCTGAGGATCAAACCAATTTG tttttgaaaactctTCAAATGGAGTTAAATGGCCTTGAGAATAATAAACTTGATTTCATTGATGATTTCTCAGAG GATGATTACAATGAAATTGTTAAAAGATGGAAGGCTAAGCAGATGAGAGGTGTGGCTGGTGAGCAGATATGGGGCTTGTTCATTGCCAAGAAAAtatga
- the LOC131594440 gene encoding uncharacterized protein LOC131594440 — protein sequence MSVHLKLSHSNRIYRPSELLKGNIIVETQSSISHYGIRITIKGSVNLQVRGGSAGVVESFYGVIKPIPILKRTVEIKPSGKIGSGTTEIPFSLNLRQEENLEKFYETFHGTDISIQYLATVDISRGYLYKSLSATTEFIIESDKGDLLQRPISPETVIFYITQDTQRHPLLPELKSGGFRVTGKICTQCSLSSPINGELTVEASAVPIHSIDIQLFRVESILIGEKIVNETSLIQTTQASDAGFIADGNVCRNLTMPIYVILPRLLTCPTIFAGPFSIEFKVAIVISFQSELSKLQKKSDSRTPRLWLAMETLPLELVRTM from the exons ATGTCCGTTCACCTCAAACTCTCTCATTCAAATCGTATCTATCGCCCTTCC GAGCTTCTGAAAGGAAACATAATTGTAGAAACACAGTCTTCAATTTCACACTATGGAATTCGTATCACTATCAAAGGATCCGTCAATTTGCAG GTTCGTGGAGGATCAGCTGGGGTTGTTGAGTCATTCTATGGTGTTATTAAGCCTATTCCAATTCT GAAGAGGACCGTTGAGATTAAGCCTTCCGGAAAGATCGGTTCGGGCACGACAGAG ATACCATTTTCATTGAACCTTAGACAGGAAGAGAATTTAGAAAAGTTTTATGAGACTTTCCATGGGACAGATATTAGTATCCAG TATTTAGCGACTGTAGATATTTCTCGCGGATACTTGTATAAATCTTTATCAGCAACGACGGAGTTCATTATTGAAAGTGATAAAG GTGATCTTCTACAAAGACCAATATCTCCAGAGACGGTCATCTTTTATATTACACAAGACACTCAAAGACATCCTCTTCTTCCTGAATTAAAGTCCG GTGGATTTCGGGTGACAGGAAAAATCTGTACTCAGTGTTCTTTGTCCAGTCCTATTAATGGCGAACTAACTGTCGAAGCATCAGCAGTTCCAATTCATTCGATCGACATCCAGTTATTTCGCGTTGAATCTATTCTTATTGGGGAGAAAATTGTGAATGAAACCTCACTGATTCAAACAACTCAGGCAAGTGATGCTGGATTT ATAGCAGATGGTAACGTGTGTCGCAATTTGACAATGCCTATCTATGTAATACTTCCTCGACTTTTGACCTGTCCAACAATCTTCGCTGG TCCCTTTTCAATTGAGTTCAAAGTTGCAATTGTTATAAGCTTTCAATCAGAGCTATCTAAATTGCAAAAGAAGTCTGACTCAAGAACTCCAAGACTCTGG CTTGCAATGGAAACATTACCGCTCGAATTGGTTCGCACAATGTAA
- the LOC131594439 gene encoding uncharacterized protein LOC131594439 — MADHNQKAEIFELNNGTVQLLITNLGCTITSFSVPNKDGVLSDVVLGLDSVESYQKGLAPYFGCIVGRVANRIKDGKFKLDGVEYSLPLNKPPNSLHGGNVGFDKKVWEVIEYKKGETPSITFKYESHDGEEGYPGDVTVTATYTLTSSTTLRLDMEGVPKNKPTIINLAQHTYWNLAGHSSGHILDHSIKIPANHVTPVDQNTVPTGEIMPVKGTPFDFTSERRIGDTINQVGLGYDHNYVLDCGEEKAGLKHAAKVRDPSSSRVLNLWTNAPGMQFYTANYVNNVTGKGGAVYGKHAGLCLETQGFPDAVNQSHFPSVVVRPGEKYQHSMLYEFSIE, encoded by the exons atgGCGGATCACAACCAAAAAGCTGAGATCTTTGAACTCAACAATGGAACCGTGCAGCTTCTCATCACCAATCTCGGTTGCACAATCACCTCCTTCTCCGTACCCAACAAAGATG GGGTGTTATCCGATGTTGTTCTTGGTCTCGACTCTGTTGAATCCTATCAG AAAGGTCTTGCTCCTTATTTTGGCTGCATTGTGGGTCGGGTTGCGAACCGGATTAAGGATGGAAAGTTTAAACTTGATGGGGTTGAGTACTCTTTGCCTCTCAACAAACCCCCAAACAGTCTTCATG GTGGAAATGTTGGGTTTGATAAGAAGGTATGGGAGGTGATTGAATATAAAAAAGGCGAAACTCCTTCGATCACGTTTAAGTATGAAAGTCATGATGGAGAGGAAG GTTATCCTGGAGACGTGACTGTTACCGCAACTTACACACTCACCTCAAGCACGACTCTGAGACTCGACATGGAAGGAGTGCCTAAGAACAAGCCCACAATCATTAACTTAGCTCAGCATACCTATTGGAACTTAGCTGGCCATAGCTCAGGCCATATACTTGATCATTCAATCAAGATACCGGCTAACCATGTAACTCCTGTAGATCAGAACACAGTGCCAACCGGCGAAATCATGCCAGTGAAGGGTACACCTTTTGATTTCACGTCCGAAAGGAGAATAGGGGACACCATTAATCAGGTTGGACTAGGATATGACCATAACTACGTCCTCGATTGTGGCGAAGAGAAAGCTGGTTTGAAGCATGCTGCAAAAGTTAGAGATCCATCGAGTTCAAGAGTACTTAACTTGTGGACGAATGCACCCGGTATGCAATTTTACACAGCAAATTACGTCAACAACGTAACTGGAAAAGGAGGCGCTGTATATGGAAAGCATGCTGGATTATGTCTCGAGACACAAGGATTCCCTGATGCGGTAAACCAGTCGCATTTCCCGTCTGTTGTGGTTCGACCGGGCGAGAAGTATCAACATTCTATGTTGTATGAGTTTTCAATTGAATGA
- the LOC131596753 gene encoding uncharacterized protein LOC131596753, whose amino-acid sequence MDPNHFHYQQAMFNFMQNYQNPNPQNSQIPPMPPFSTQVPPFFTQVGTEKEERVVVKKKSREHFTRDKDILLIQSCLNVSKDPIVGVDQKTESFWVRVAANYNEYRGQSREKLKEQLKCRLHRINSLVQKFVGCYKQAVNGKKSGTSENDIMAVANAFFAQDQGTTFNLEYAWRLLKDEPKWMGESIGSSSKITKTYASEASSENPDTPSSYEFNSSSSMERPMGQKAAKRKGKESHVAFQVFAWKGQFCRGDHGKPTIMLEAVASQDLWIWHVFFGIAGSNNDINVLNQSNVFNDILEGHAPNGEKKKLFAQHQESARKDVERAFGVLQSRFAIIHGPARAWHMDTLKHTIYACIILHNMIVEDERHTYGGNFDYSYDKVDDNNSTTETFSGPHPNLATRLQRRASIREKQVHRQLQGDLVEYIWECFRHVDDEI is encoded by the exons ATGGATCCTAATCATTTTCATTATCAACAAGCTATGTTCAATTTcatgcaaaattatcaaaatcctaatcctcaaaattctcaaattccACCGATGCCACCATTTTCTACTCAAGTTCCACCATTTTTTACTCAAGTTGGCACTGAAAAAGAAGAAAgggttgttgttaaaaaaaaatctcGAGAGCACTTTACAAGGGATAAGGATATACTACTTATCCAATCATGCCTCAATGTTTCAAAGGATCCAATTGTGGGAGTTGATCAAAAGACTGAGAGTTTTTGGGTAAGAGTCGCTGCCAATTATAACGAGTATCGTGGGCAATCGCGGGAAAAGTTAAAGGAACAATTAAAATGTCGATTGCATCGAATAAATAGCTTGGTTCAAAAATTTGTTGGGTGTTACAAACAAGCTGTTAATGGAAAGAAAAGTGGGACATCGGAGAACGATATCATGGCCGTTGCAAATGCATTTTTTGCTCAGGATCAAGGTACAACATTCAATCTTGAGTACGCATGGCGATTGttaaaagatgaacctaaatGGATGGGAGAATCGATTGGAAgttcttcaaaaataacaaagACTTATGCTAGTGAGGCATCATCGGAGAACCCAGATACACCTTCAAGTTATGAGTTTAACTCATCATCATCAATGGAGCGTCCAATGGGACAAAAAGCAGCAAAACGGAAGGGTAA GGAGAGTCACGTGGCTTTCCAGGTAT TTGCATGGAAAGGACAGTTTTGTCGAGGTGATCATGGTAAGCCCACAATCATGCTTGAAGCAGTGGCATCACAAGACTTATGGATTTGGCATGTTTTTTTTGGTATTGCAGGTTCAAACAATGACATTAATGTGCTAAACCAATCCAACGTGTTTAACGATATTTTGGAAGGACATGCTCCCAAT ggagaaaagaaaaagttatttGCTCAACATCAAGAATCAGCTAGAAAAGATGTGGAGCGGGCATTTGGAGTGCTTCAATCTCGATTTGCAATTATACATGGCCCAGCACGTGCCTGGCACATGGACACCCTTAAGCATACCATATATGCATGCATCATATTACACAACATGATTGTTGAAGACGAACGACATACATATGGAGGTAATTTTGATTACTCTTATGATAAAGTGGATGACAACAACTCAACAACCGAAACATTTAGCGGTCCTCATCCGAATCTTGCAACAAGACTACAAAGAAGAGCAAGTATTCGAGAAAAACAAGTTCATCGTCAACTTCAAGGAGATTTAGTCGAGTATATTTGGGAATGTTTTAGACATGTAGATGATGAAATTTAA